One window from the genome of Chloroflexaceae bacterium encodes:
- a CDS encoding COX15/CtaA family protein, whose product MLRLRFAAFAWANVAYNLLVILWGAFVRATGSGAGCGNHWPLCDGQVIPRAPGAEMLIEFTHRLTSGVALLGAIALLVWAFRAYERGHRVRRGALGVMVFMLLEALLGAGLVLFELVAHNASASRALAMALHLVNTFLLLGALTLTAWWASGGAPLSLRGHGRLPWLLGLGLVGTALVGSSGAVTALGDTLLQHGVLPGGLNQPLGAASHPLVQMRVIHPVIGTLVGIYTLFLAQAVTARRPEPLARGFAWSLVGLFLLQILIGGLNVTLKAPVWMQLVHLLMADATWICLVLLSAVALAAPEESSAPAPFPRTGPATARL is encoded by the coding sequence ATGCTCCGCTTGCGCTTCGCTGCGTTCGCCTGGGCCAATGTCGCCTACAATCTGCTGGTTATTCTCTGGGGCGCATTCGTGCGTGCCACTGGCTCCGGGGCGGGCTGCGGCAATCACTGGCCCCTGTGCGACGGTCAGGTCATTCCGCGCGCGCCAGGCGCCGAGATGCTCATTGAATTCACCCACCGGCTGACCAGCGGCGTGGCCCTGCTGGGCGCGATAGCGCTCCTGGTGTGGGCCTTCCGCGCCTACGAGCGCGGGCATCGCGTCCGACGCGGGGCGCTGGGGGTGATGGTCTTTATGCTGCTCGAGGCTCTCCTTGGAGCCGGTCTGGTGCTGTTTGAACTGGTCGCCCATAACGCCTCTGCCAGCCGCGCCCTGGCGATGGCCCTGCACCTCGTCAATACGTTCTTGCTTCTGGGAGCGCTGACCCTCACGGCCTGGTGGGCCTCAGGGGGCGCGCCGCTCAGTCTGCGGGGGCATGGCCGATTGCCCTGGTTGCTGGGGTTAGGCCTGGTAGGCACGGCGCTGGTTGGCTCCAGCGGAGCAGTGACGGCTCTCGGCGATACGCTGCTGCAGCATGGCGTGTTGCCTGGAGGCCTGAACCAGCCGCTCGGCGCCGCGAGCCATCCGCTGGTGCAGATGCGCGTCATTCACCCTGTTATTGGCACGCTGGTCGGCATCTACACGCTCTTCCTGGCCCAGGCCGTTACTGCGCGTCGCCCGGAGCCTCTGGCCCGCGGCTTTGCCTGGAGCCTGGTGGGGCTGTTTCTTCTGCAGATCCTCATTGGCGGCCTTAATGTCACGCTTAAGGCTCCCGTCTGGATGCAACTGGTGCACCTGTTGATGGCCGATGCCACCTGGATCTGCCTGGTGCTGCTCAGCGCCGTCGCCCTCGCTGCGCCGGAAGAAAGCTCCGCGCCCGCTCCATTCCCCCGGACTGGCCCTGCCACTGCCCGCCTGTAG
- a CDS encoding CBS domain-containing protein, whose protein sequence is MNTARRLVEKKTKGVWSIAPDRSVEEAVRLMAEHDVGALLVVLQERLVGIVTERDVVRKAVLQRRDPATTPVAEIMTERVLYVRPEQTVEECMALMTDKHLRHLPVLDDGRILGIVSIRDVVADLIAEKSFIIEQLENYIYDIPPYSRV, encoded by the coding sequence ATGAACACTGCGCGGAGGCTGGTGGAGAAGAAGACCAAAGGCGTATGGAGCATTGCGCCGGATCGCTCCGTCGAAGAGGCGGTTCGCCTGATGGCCGAGCACGATGTCGGCGCGCTGCTGGTGGTGCTGCAAGAGCGTCTAGTGGGCATCGTGACCGAGCGTGACGTGGTGCGCAAGGCGGTGCTCCAGCGCCGAGACCCGGCCACGACCCCTGTCGCTGAGATTATGACCGAACGGGTGCTGTATGTGCGTCCTGAACAGACCGTCGAAGAGTGCATGGCGCTGATGACCGACAAGCACCTGCGGCATCTGCCCGTGCTCGATGACGGCCGCATTCTCGGCATCGTCTCCATTCGTGACGTGGTGGCCGATCTGATTGCCGAAAAGAGTTTTATCATCGAGCAACTCGAGAACTACATCTACGATATCCCCCCTTACAGCCGCGTCTGA